The proteins below come from a single Mycobacterium parmense genomic window:
- a CDS encoding acyl-CoA dehydrogenase family protein, translating to MTATIDPAASRLDIELLEDIRSHAGALDRGDDHSRRSFTALGAAGLLGVGAPGNADGRLRDMADVIRQISGECMSTGFSLWAHRMAVEYLLTAATPLATDTATALLAGTTLGVTGMASAFKEAAGCGSLDLTATPVPGGYEVSGAIRWASNLYPDSIMVTAARTEAGEKLIMALPLDAPGVVLGDHFDLLAMGSTASSYLNLKGVRVGSEQVLSEDFDGFLQAVRPTFLVLQSAMCLGLTRTAVEQARLGLSGVNAVFSADVDRIAEKLACAEATLVKLGVAVGGPQSPTKRELLSLRLAAAELSSASADLEIRCAGGKGYASRTAASRRYREAAFIPVQSPSEGQLRWELARCA from the coding sequence ATGACGGCGACGATCGATCCCGCGGCGAGTCGGCTGGATATCGAACTCCTGGAGGACATTCGGTCCCACGCAGGCGCGCTGGATCGTGGCGATGACCACTCCCGGCGCAGCTTCACCGCGCTCGGCGCCGCCGGCCTGCTCGGGGTCGGCGCACCCGGCAATGCCGACGGCAGGCTCCGCGACATGGCCGACGTGATTCGGCAGATCTCCGGGGAATGCATGAGCACCGGGTTCTCGTTGTGGGCACACCGCATGGCCGTGGAGTACTTGCTCACGGCGGCAACACCGTTGGCAACCGACACCGCCACGGCGTTGCTCGCCGGCACCACACTGGGTGTCACGGGCATGGCTTCGGCGTTCAAGGAGGCGGCCGGCTGCGGCAGCCTCGACCTGACCGCGACACCGGTTCCCGGCGGCTACGAGGTGTCCGGCGCTATCAGGTGGGCCAGCAACCTGTACCCCGATTCGATCATGGTGACGGCGGCGCGCACGGAGGCCGGCGAAAAGTTGATCATGGCCTTGCCTCTGGATGCGCCGGGGGTGGTGCTGGGTGATCACTTCGACCTGTTGGCGATGGGCAGCACCGCCTCGTCGTATCTGAACCTCAAGGGCGTCCGCGTCGGGTCCGAACAGGTCTTGTCGGAAGATTTCGACGGCTTTCTGCAGGCGGTCCGGCCCACCTTCCTCGTCCTGCAGTCGGCGATGTGCCTGGGGCTGACCAGGACCGCCGTCGAGCAGGCGCGGCTCGGGCTCAGCGGGGTCAACGCGGTGTTCAGCGCCGACGTCGACCGCATCGCCGAGAAGCTCGCCTGCGCCGAGGCGACGTTGGTGAAGTTGGGGGTGGCGGTGGGTGGGCCCCAGTCGCCCACCAAGCGGGAGCTGCTGTCGTTGCGGCTTGCCGCGGCCGAATTATCAAGTGCAAGCGCTGATCTGGAGATCCGCTGCGCCGGCGGCAAGGGTTACGCCAGCAGGACGGCGGCGAGTCGGCGCTACCGGGAGGCGGCGTTCATCCCGGTGCAGTCGCCGTCGGAGGGGCAGCTGCGCTGGGAACTGGCCCGATGTGCCTGA
- the mhpA gene encoding bifunctional 3-(3-hydroxy-phenyl)propionate/3-hydroxycinnamic acid hydroxylase MhpA: MTVAAAEHVAAVIVGAGPTGVVAATLLAQHGVNCLILDRWPEVCPQPRAVHLDDEVYRVIARLGIADEFAAISRPTLGLRLLDKRFRVLAEFDRDPGRSPNGFPQANMFDQPELEALLRANLKRYPCARLRGNAEVTDVTEVLEAAGGREGLLVTFVDRHDGSAHRVRADYVLGCDGANSIVRTAIGAAMRDMRFEQRWLVVDIETGADLHQWDGVHQVCDPLRAATYMRIGPARYRWEFRLLDHETAARFGSLDALRALIAPWVGDVRNGELTLLRLAEYTFRAQIADRWRRGNVFLLGDAAHLTPPFVGQGMGAGVRDAANLAWKIAGVHHGTLMADVLESYEAERKPHARHMIRLALGVGLAMTGGGRAGNAARRALLPRLRLIPGLRAKVVDSTTPALRPSALVCRSRRPGSLAGTLCPNVVHPDGRRTDQALGAGFALITVVRPGADEEALLRRRGVIVHIAGPGSALEAWLRRGRATAALVRPDRTVACAGRDVAGPAAWAARTVRA, translated from the coding sequence ATGACGGTCGCCGCCGCCGAGCACGTCGCCGCCGTCATCGTCGGTGCCGGGCCGACCGGCGTCGTCGCCGCCACGTTGCTCGCGCAGCACGGCGTGAACTGCCTGATCCTCGACCGTTGGCCCGAGGTGTGTCCGCAGCCGCGCGCCGTGCACCTCGACGACGAGGTGTACCGCGTGATCGCCCGCCTCGGCATCGCCGACGAGTTCGCGGCGATCTCGCGGCCCACGCTGGGTCTGCGCTTGCTGGACAAGCGATTTCGTGTCCTCGCCGAGTTCGACCGGGATCCCGGCCGCAGTCCGAACGGTTTTCCGCAGGCCAACATGTTCGACCAGCCCGAGCTCGAGGCCCTGCTGCGGGCGAACCTCAAGCGCTACCCGTGCGCGCGGCTGCGCGGGAACGCCGAAGTCACCGACGTCACCGAGGTCCTCGAGGCCGCCGGAGGCCGAGAAGGGCTGCTGGTCACCTTCGTCGACCGGCACGACGGCAGCGCCCATCGGGTGCGTGCCGACTACGTGCTGGGCTGCGACGGTGCCAACAGCATCGTCCGCACCGCGATCGGGGCGGCCATGCGCGACATGAGGTTCGAGCAGCGGTGGCTGGTCGTCGACATCGAGACCGGCGCGGATCTGCATCAGTGGGACGGCGTGCATCAGGTGTGCGACCCGCTTCGGGCCGCCACCTACATGCGCATCGGCCCCGCCCGCTATCGGTGGGAGTTCCGGCTGCTCGACCACGAAACCGCCGCCCGCTTCGGCTCTTTGGACGCCTTGCGAGCCCTGATCGCGCCCTGGGTGGGTGACGTGCGCAACGGCGAACTGACACTGCTGCGCCTCGCCGAGTACACGTTCCGTGCACAGATCGCCGACCGGTGGCGCCGCGGCAACGTCTTCCTGCTGGGAGATGCCGCGCACCTCACTCCCCCGTTCGTCGGGCAGGGCATGGGCGCCGGGGTGCGCGACGCGGCGAATCTGGCATGGAAGATCGCCGGGGTTCACCACGGCACTCTCATGGCCGACGTGCTGGAAAGCTATGAGGCAGAACGTAAGCCCCACGCCCGGCACATGATCCGGCTCGCGCTGGGCGTCGGCCTGGCAATGACCGGTGGCGGCAGGGCGGGCAATGCGGCGCGGCGGGCGCTGCTACCCCGGCTTCGGCTGATCCCGGGCCTGCGCGCCAAGGTGGTCGATTCCACCACACCGGCGCTGCGCCCGTCGGCGCTGGTCTGCCGTTCGCGCCGGCCCGGCAGCCTCGCGGGCACGTTGTGTCCGAACGTGGTGCACCCCGACGGCCGTCGGACCGACCAGGCCTTGGGCGCGGGCTTCGCGCTGATCACCGTCGTGCGTCCGGGCGCCGACGAAGAGGCGCTCCTGCGCCGGCGCGGGGTGATCGTGCACATCGCCGGCCCCGGCAGTGCGCTTGAGGCGTGGTTGCGGCGGGGCCGGGCGACGGCGGCGCTGGTGCGTCCCGACCGGACGGTCGCGTGCGCCGGGCGTGACGTCGCCGGCCCGGCAGCATGGGCCGCCCGCACCGTGCGGGCGTGA
- a CDS encoding VOC family protein: protein MTATQGTHRDLHSEQGALAGEHPGRSRNPVIRVADIAWLEFEKPDLTRAEAFARAFGFQTARRGPAELLLRGTRAGAPCVLVRRGPRTRMHAAAFRAREEADVVRLAERSGATAGPLPDHIGGLSVDLVDPSGMRVRVVAGMHELPELPDQPPHSFNFGHEVQRTNAAQRPARVPARVQRLGHLVVQSTRYRQALDWYLDNLGMIVSDFLYFPGQRDRGPTMSFMRCDQGSTPADHHTLAMALGPANRYVHSAYQVSDLDALAAGGEYLRAGGYSRSWGIGRHIQGSQIFDYWRDPDGFLVEHFTDGDLFDASVAPGWAPFTASGLAQWGPPATKDFLGTGLRSVRHELVSVIGALRDSNEFDINRLIGLMKVPTS from the coding sequence ATGACCGCGACGCAAGGCACCCATCGGGATCTGCACAGCGAGCAGGGAGCGCTCGCCGGCGAACACCCGGGCCGGTCGCGCAACCCGGTGATCAGGGTCGCCGACATCGCGTGGCTGGAATTCGAGAAGCCCGACCTGACGCGCGCCGAGGCGTTCGCGCGGGCATTCGGCTTCCAGACGGCACGGCGCGGCCCCGCCGAACTCCTGCTGCGCGGCACCCGCGCGGGTGCGCCGTGCGTGCTCGTGCGGCGGGGGCCGCGGACGCGCATGCACGCCGCGGCTTTTCGCGCCCGTGAGGAAGCCGACGTGGTGCGGTTGGCCGAGCGATCGGGCGCCACCGCGGGGCCGTTGCCGGACCACATCGGCGGGCTGTCGGTCGACCTCGTCGACCCCAGCGGCATGAGGGTGCGCGTCGTCGCCGGCATGCACGAGTTGCCCGAGTTGCCCGATCAACCGCCGCACTCGTTCAATTTCGGGCACGAGGTGCAGCGCACCAACGCCGCCCAGCGTCCCGCGCGGGTGCCGGCCCGCGTGCAACGCCTGGGCCACCTGGTGGTGCAGTCGACGAGGTATCGGCAGGCGCTGGACTGGTATCTGGACAACCTCGGGATGATCGTCAGCGACTTCCTGTACTTCCCCGGCCAGCGCGACCGCGGGCCGACCATGAGCTTCATGCGGTGCGATCAAGGCTCGACGCCCGCCGACCACCACACGCTGGCGATGGCGCTGGGCCCGGCCAACCGCTACGTCCACTCGGCGTATCAGGTCAGTGACCTCGACGCCCTGGCCGCCGGCGGCGAATACCTCAGGGCCGGAGGCTATTCGCGGTCCTGGGGTATCGGCAGGCACATCCAGGGCAGCCAGATCTTCGACTACTGGCGCGATCCCGACGGCTTTCTGGTCGAGCACTTCACCGACGGCGACCTGTTCGACGCGAGCGTCGCCCCCGGCTGGGCACCCTTCACCGCGTCCGGGCTCGCGCAGTGGGGGCCGCCCGCGACCAAGGATTTTCTTGGAACCGGCCTCAGATCCGTGCGCCATGAACTGGTCTCGGTCATCGGCGCGCTGCGTGACAGCAACGAATTCGACATCAACCGTCTGATCGGACTAATGAAAGTACCCACTTCATGA
- a CDS encoding OsmC family protein, which yields MTDALVIDAQGLDRLSCNAKANPETGKKTLKAKTVCETGFRNMTYVRDLAPMLVGEPPALLGDDSAPNPSETALAALGSCVSVGLLANATHRGVTLTKIEVEMEGDIDISAVWGVGDTPDGKRLGFSAVRCTVTLAGDADDATLKEIHDNAIAWSPVVNTFSNPVSVGSTLVTG from the coding sequence ATGACCGACGCGCTCGTCATCGACGCCCAGGGGCTCGACCGGCTGTCGTGTAATGCCAAGGCGAATCCCGAAACCGGCAAGAAGACCCTCAAAGCGAAGACGGTGTGTGAAACCGGCTTCCGCAACATGACCTACGTCCGCGACCTGGCACCGATGCTGGTGGGCGAGCCACCGGCGCTGCTGGGTGACGACTCGGCGCCCAACCCGTCGGAGACCGCGCTGGCGGCGCTCGGGTCCTGTGTGTCCGTCGGCCTGCTGGCCAACGCCACCCACCGCGGCGTGACCCTGACCAAGATCGAGGTCGAGATGGAGGGCGACATCGACATCTCCGCCGTGTGGGGCGTCGGCGACACCCCGGACGGAAAGCGCCTGGGCTTCAGCGCGGTCCGCTGCACGGTGACCCTGGCCGGCGACGCCGACGATGCCACCCTCAAGGAGATTCACGACAACGCGATCGCGTGGTCGCCCGTGGTGAACACCTTCAGCAACCCGGTAAGCGTCGGCTCGACGCTGGTCACCGGCTAG
- a CDS encoding RNA polymerase sigma factor, translated as MVTPVAVPPEHTECECLVGGVPLATLVRDFHRPMVNFARTMVDSATVAEEAVQEAWVQVLKSPDSFEGRSSVSTWLFGIVKNTASRHRRRESRIRDHEVLAASDAEATDPLSGRMHPAGHPDAGHWSAPPSRRFLPEDQSVESELVEYVRAALENLPKRQRQLVILRDIAGTSAEEAAEILELSAEAQRALLYRARGNLRNELEKRYRR; from the coding sequence GTGGTGACTCCGGTGGCGGTGCCACCGGAGCACACCGAATGTGAATGCCTGGTCGGCGGTGTCCCGCTGGCCACCCTCGTGCGCGACTTTCACCGTCCCATGGTCAATTTCGCCCGCACGATGGTCGATTCGGCGACGGTGGCCGAGGAGGCCGTACAAGAGGCCTGGGTGCAGGTGCTGAAGTCGCCGGATTCGTTCGAGGGGCGTTCCTCGGTGAGCACCTGGCTGTTCGGAATCGTCAAGAACACCGCGTCGCGCCACCGGCGCCGCGAGTCCCGGATCCGCGATCACGAGGTGCTGGCGGCCTCGGACGCCGAGGCCACCGACCCGCTGTCGGGCCGGATGCATCCGGCCGGCCACCCCGACGCGGGTCACTGGAGCGCGCCCCCATCGCGGCGCTTTCTGCCCGAAGACCAATCCGTGGAGAGCGAACTCGTCGAGTACGTGCGTGCGGCGCTCGAGAACCTGCCAAAACGGCAGCGGCAGTTGGTTATTCTGCGCGACATCGCCGGCACCTCCGCCGAAGAGGCGGCCGAGATACTCGAACTGTCCGCCGAGGCGCAGCGCGCTCTGCTCTACCGCGCCCGGGGAAACCTTCGCAACGAATTGGAAAAGCGGTATCGACGATGA
- the cynS gene encoding cyanase → MTNTLSKADLAEVIRRARARHGVSWAKIAESIGKDPVWTVAALLGQHPLSSADAATVASLLGLDDEAVAVLQMMPYRGSDDTMAKDPTIYRFYEALVVYGPAIKELIHEEFGDGIMSAINFQMSVERRPDPGGDRVVVTFDGKFLDYAWKHSAVQAEEVVK, encoded by the coding sequence GTGACAAACACATTGAGCAAGGCCGACCTCGCGGAGGTCATCAGGCGCGCCCGTGCCCGGCACGGCGTCAGCTGGGCGAAGATCGCCGAGTCGATCGGCAAGGACCCGGTGTGGACGGTCGCGGCGCTGCTCGGTCAGCACCCGCTGTCGTCCGCCGATGCGGCAACCGTGGCGTCGCTGCTGGGGCTCGACGACGAGGCCGTCGCCGTGCTGCAAATGATGCCCTACCGCGGATCTGATGACACGATGGCAAAAGATCCGACGATCTACCGGTTCTACGAGGCGCTGGTGGTCTACGGCCCAGCGATCAAAGAACTCATTCACGAGGAATTCGGTGACGGCATCATGAGCGCGATCAACTTCCAGATGAGCGTCGAGCGGCGCCCGGATCCCGGAGGCGACAGGGTGGTCGTCACTTTCGACGGAAAGTTCCTCGATTACGCATGGAAACACTCCGCCGTACAGGCTGAGGAGGTAGTCAAATGA
- a CDS encoding fumarylacetoacetate hydrolase family protein, translating into MTLSVLHTADAWWLKTPSGAVRIATAAASTAALLADRAAIDAATRDGGDHEIVAVDALNLVSPVTRPCRVIAQMTNFESHVKDAGMDPASTPLTFFRKASASINGPFDDIVKPKHVALLDYEVEIGLVIGRAIPVGTSISDANLSEFIAGLVVTNDISARDIQLPQTQFYEAKSYPTFTPVGPELVLLDADELKRFGDLRLRLRVNGDERQNALVEGDMLYRPLQALQALTQFQELAAGDLVLTGTPAGTALSAPPKPVQIIGNLMPPALKWKAFFARQAGNRKYLRDGDVVEASVATDDGAIDLGTARATIRFA; encoded by the coding sequence ATGACACTCTCCGTGCTGCACACCGCCGATGCGTGGTGGCTCAAGACTCCCTCCGGGGCCGTGCGAATCGCGACCGCGGCCGCCAGCACCGCCGCGCTGCTGGCCGACCGGGCCGCGATCGATGCCGCGACGCGCGACGGTGGCGACCACGAGATCGTCGCCGTCGACGCCCTGAACCTGGTCTCGCCGGTGACCAGGCCGTGCCGGGTGATCGCCCAGATGACGAACTTCGAGTCGCACGTCAAAGACGCCGGAATGGACCCGGCGTCGACACCGCTCACCTTCTTCCGCAAGGCATCGGCGTCGATCAACGGCCCCTTCGACGACATCGTCAAACCCAAGCACGTCGCGTTGCTCGACTACGAGGTGGAGATCGGGCTCGTCATCGGGCGCGCGATCCCGGTGGGTACCAGCATCTCCGACGCGAACCTGAGCGAGTTCATCGCCGGGCTGGTGGTGACCAATGACATCTCCGCCCGCGACATCCAGCTGCCGCAGACGCAGTTCTACGAGGCCAAGTCGTATCCGACCTTCACCCCGGTCGGCCCTGAGTTGGTGCTGCTCGACGCCGACGAGTTGAAGCGATTCGGCGACCTGCGACTGCGCCTGCGCGTCAACGGCGACGAGCGCCAGAACGCACTCGTGGAGGGCGATATGCTTTACCGGCCGTTGCAGGCGCTGCAGGCACTGACCCAGTTCCAGGAACTCGCCGCAGGCGATCTGGTGCTCACCGGCACCCCTGCGGGCACGGCCCTGAGCGCCCCACCCAAGCCGGTGCAGATCATCGGCAACCTCATGCCGCCGGCGCTGAAGTGGAAGGCGTTCTTCGCCCGCCAGGCCGGCAACCGGAAATACCTGCGGGACGGCGACGTCGTCGAGGCGTCGGTGGCCACCGATGACGGGGCCATCGACCTCGGAACTGCGCGCGCCACAATTCGATTCGCATGA
- a CDS encoding DUF3097 domain-containing protein, which produces MVDPYGTDVLAAGRRKPRSTERPAEPGLVVEDAESGYVGAVVRVEYGRVELEDRHGRTRRFPLGPGYLLEGRPVILTAPRRRAPAAADRTASGSVAVKGTRARVARASRIYVEGRHDAELVAQVWGEDLRVEGVVVEQLGGVDDLVEIVAEFAPGPGRRLGVLVDHLVAGSKEARIADAVRRGPGGPDTLVVGHPYVDIWQAVKPQRLGLAAWPDVPRSVEWKRGVCQALGLPHAQQADIASAWRHIRSRVRDWNDLEPALIGRVEELIDFVTQPAGN; this is translated from the coding sequence GTGGTGGATCCCTATGGAACCGATGTCCTGGCCGCGGGGCGGCGAAAGCCGCGCTCGACCGAACGGCCGGCGGAACCCGGGCTGGTGGTCGAGGACGCCGAAAGCGGCTACGTGGGTGCGGTGGTGCGGGTCGAATACGGTCGCGTCGAGCTCGAGGACCGCCACGGGCGCACCCGACGCTTCCCGCTGGGGCCGGGCTACCTGTTGGAAGGCCGGCCGGTGATCCTCACCGCGCCGCGCCGGCGGGCACCCGCCGCCGCGGACCGCACGGCGTCCGGCTCGGTCGCCGTCAAAGGGACCCGCGCCCGGGTGGCGCGGGCCAGCCGGATCTATGTCGAGGGCCGGCACGACGCCGAACTCGTCGCCCAGGTGTGGGGCGAGGACCTGCGCGTCGAGGGTGTGGTCGTCGAACAATTGGGCGGTGTCGACGACCTGGTCGAGATCGTGGCGGAGTTCGCCCCCGGCCCCGGCCGCCGGCTGGGGGTGCTCGTCGACCACCTCGTCGCGGGGTCCAAGGAGGCCCGCATCGCCGACGCCGTCCGACGGGGACCCGGCGGGCCCGACACGCTGGTGGTCGGCCACCCCTATGTCGACATCTGGCAGGCCGTCAAGCCGCAGCGGCTCGGCCTGGCGGCGTGGCCGGACGTGCCGCGCAGCGTCGAGTGGAAGCGCGGCGTCTGCCAGGCACTGGGCCTGCCGCACGCGCAGCAGGCGGATATCGCCTCGGCGTGGCGCCACATCCGGTCCCGGGTGCGCGACTGGAACGATCTCGAGCCGGCACTGATCGGTCGCGTCGAGGAGCTCATCGACTTCGTCACGCAACCGGCCGGCAACTGA
- a CDS encoding TetR/AcrR family transcriptional regulator — protein MSAMPDGPGPPNGLQRRRLRTRAALVEAAQRLLAEGRTNVPILEITRAADVGMGSFYNHFDSKEQLFEAAVVDVLDAHGAMLDRLTAPFDDPAEAFATSFRLTGRLFRRRPRESEILLANGLGLLSSERGLAPRALRDIKAGVQAGRFRIDDPELALAMAGGALLGLGKLLRDDPDRDDGRAADAVTEDLLRLFGLTTDEARAVCLRPLPDGVFDES, from the coding sequence ATGAGCGCAATGCCCGACGGCCCCGGCCCGCCGAACGGTCTGCAGCGGCGCAGGCTGCGGACCAGGGCCGCACTCGTCGAAGCCGCGCAACGGCTGCTTGCCGAGGGCAGGACCAATGTGCCGATCCTGGAGATCACCCGCGCCGCGGACGTCGGGATGGGGTCGTTCTACAACCACTTCGACAGCAAGGAACAGCTGTTCGAGGCCGCGGTCGTCGACGTGCTCGATGCGCACGGGGCGATGCTGGACCGGCTCACGGCGCCGTTCGACGACCCCGCCGAGGCGTTCGCCACCAGTTTCCGGCTGACGGGCCGGTTATTTCGCCGGCGCCCCCGCGAAAGCGAGATCCTGCTGGCCAACGGGCTCGGCCTGTTGTCGTCCGAGCGCGGCCTGGCGCCGCGGGCGCTGCGTGACATCAAAGCCGGCGTCCAGGCGGGCAGGTTTCGTATCGACGACCCCGAACTTGCCCTGGCCATGGCCGGCGGCGCGCTGCTGGGCCTGGGAAAGCTGCTGCGTGACGACCCCGATCGCGACGACGGGCGGGCCGCCGACGCCGTCACCGAGGACCTCCTGCGACTCTTCGGTCTCACCACGGACGAGGCCCGCGCGGTCTGCTTACGGCCCCTGCCCGACGGCGTCTTCGACGAGAGCTGA
- a CDS encoding universal stress protein: protein MSTPDKARGIIVAVDGSPAANAAVVWAARDAAMRNVALTVFGAVVTPTATWPPMAYPEALAVRLEDETKKAVMHAMKIAEEAMPAEHKVTVNRELVFASPAPALIEMSDEAEMIVMGTSGRGLLARGVLGSVSATVVRHAMCPVTVIHDEDLPDLQHAPVLLGVDGSPASERATEIAFDEASRRGVDLVALHAWSDVTTEVPSLDWATVEEEAQRSLAESLAGWQQRYPDVTVHRVVVRDRPARHLIDAAESAQLVVVGSHGRGGLTGMLLGSVSNTLLHSVRIPVMVAKPASA from the coding sequence ATGTCAACACCTGACAAAGCGCGCGGCATCATCGTCGCGGTCGACGGTTCGCCGGCAGCCAATGCCGCCGTCGTATGGGCGGCCCGAGACGCGGCGATGCGAAACGTTGCACTGACCGTCTTCGGAGCCGTGGTGACCCCTACCGCGACCTGGCCACCGATGGCCTACCCGGAGGCATTGGCGGTGCGGCTGGAGGATGAAACCAAAAAGGCCGTCATGCACGCCATGAAGATCGCCGAGGAGGCGATGCCCGCGGAGCACAAGGTCACCGTAAACAGGGAGCTGGTCTTCGCCAGCCCCGCGCCGGCCCTGATCGAGATGTCCGACGAGGCAGAGATGATCGTCATGGGCACCTCGGGTCGCGGGCTGCTGGCGCGCGGAGTGCTCGGTTCGGTCAGCGCCACGGTGGTGCGGCACGCCATGTGCCCCGTCACGGTGATCCACGACGAGGACCTGCCGGACTTGCAGCACGCTCCCGTGCTATTGGGTGTCGACGGCTCACCGGCCTCCGAACGCGCGACGGAGATCGCGTTCGACGAGGCGTCGCGCCGCGGCGTCGACCTGGTCGCATTGCACGCGTGGAGTGACGTCACAACCGAAGTTCCCTCACTGGACTGGGCGACCGTCGAGGAGGAGGCGCAGCGCAGCCTCGCCGAGAGCCTCGCGGGCTGGCAGCAGCGCTACCCCGACGTGACGGTGCACCGGGTGGTGGTGCGGGACCGGCCGGCGCGCCATCTCATCGACGCGGCCGAATCCGCCCAACTCGTCGTCGTGGGCAGCCACGGCCGCGGCGGCCTCACCGGCATGCTGCTGGGCTCGGTGAGCAACACGTTGCTGCACTCGGTCCGCATACCCGTGATGGTCGCGAAGCCTGCGTCGGCCTGA
- a CDS encoding winged helix-turn-helix transcriptional regulator: MRYGDLDREPCSILRPLGLLGDRWTLVLLRQAFAGARRFEDFHDHLGLSRSLLTERLGRLVDTGIFERRAYRDARRTRHEYRLTEKGMDLYPVLMALRAWGDKYMAPDGPFALYLHSGCGGRSTVHLGCDRCGRELTARDVELESGPGLRALLAEEA, translated from the coding sequence GTGCGTTATGGGGACCTTGACCGTGAACCGTGCTCGATCCTTCGACCCCTAGGGCTGCTGGGCGACCGCTGGACCCTGGTGCTGCTGCGCCAGGCGTTCGCCGGCGCGCGGCGCTTCGAGGACTTCCACGATCATCTCGGCCTGAGCAGGTCGTTGCTGACGGAACGGCTGGGACGACTGGTCGACACGGGCATCTTCGAACGGCGCGCCTATCGCGACGCTCGCCGAACCCGGCACGAGTACCGCCTCACCGAGAAGGGCATGGACCTGTATCCGGTGCTGATGGCTCTGCGCGCGTGGGGGGACAAGTACATGGCTCCCGACGGGCCTTTCGCGCTCTACCTGCACAGCGGCTGCGGCGGCCGCTCGACTGTGCATCTCGGGTGCGACCGCTGCGGCCGGGAACTGACGGCGCGCGACGTGGAACTCGAATCCGGTCCCGGCCTTCGGGCCCTGCTCGCCGAGGAAGCGTAG
- a CDS encoding formate/nitrite transporter family protein, producing MTIHTEAPTLESEGRKQNSPDTVSRAIGGDPIPEDPFEPLSIGAMVDRVAAMAVEKAAHPWAFLVRSLVGGAMVAFGALLALVVSTGVKIPGVASLLMGLAFGMSFVLILVSGMSLITADMAAGFLAVLKRTMSVGGYAFLVIVGLIGNIVGALVFVTVCAVAGGPYLGAFAERAAAVGTVKAGQPFVTALLLAVVCTWFLQTSMCMFFKARSDVARMTFAFYGPFAFVIGGTQHVIANVGFLGFPLLLHLFHPMAPRGTIGWGFGPHGLLTDIAITSLGNLIGGTLFVALPFWVIARLQRHRI from the coding sequence ATGACGATCCACACAGAGGCGCCAACGCTGGAAAGCGAAGGACGAAAGCAGAACTCGCCCGATACCGTGTCGCGCGCCATCGGTGGCGACCCCATCCCGGAGGATCCCTTCGAGCCGCTCAGCATCGGCGCGATGGTCGACAGGGTCGCCGCCATGGCGGTGGAGAAGGCCGCGCATCCCTGGGCCTTCCTGGTGCGGTCGCTGGTGGGCGGCGCGATGGTGGCGTTCGGCGCGCTGCTCGCGCTGGTGGTGAGCACCGGAGTGAAGATTCCCGGCGTCGCGAGCCTCTTGATGGGCCTGGCGTTCGGCATGTCGTTCGTGCTCATTTTGGTATCGGGCATGTCGCTGATCACCGCGGACATGGCCGCCGGCTTCCTGGCGGTGCTCAAGCGGACGATGAGCGTGGGTGGGTACGCATTCCTGGTGATCGTCGGCCTCATCGGCAATATCGTGGGCGCGCTGGTGTTCGTCACCGTCTGCGCCGTCGCGGGGGGCCCCTACCTGGGCGCGTTCGCCGAACGGGCGGCGGCCGTCGGCACCGTCAAGGCGGGCCAGCCGTTCGTGACGGCGCTGCTACTCGCCGTCGTGTGCACGTGGTTCCTGCAGACCTCGATGTGCATGTTCTTCAAGGCTCGCAGCGACGTCGCCCGGATGACGTTTGCGTTCTACGGACCGTTCGCGTTCGTCATCGGTGGCACGCAGCACGTGATCGCCAACGTCGGCTTTCTCGGATTTCCGTTGCTGCTCCACCTCTTTCACCCCATGGCGCCGCGTGGCACGATCGGCTGGGGTTTCGGCCCGCACGGCTTGCTGACCGACATCGCCATCACCAGCCTGGGCAATCTCATCGGCGGGACGCTGTTCGTGGCGCTGCCGTTCTGGGTGATCGCGCGGTTGCAACGGCACCGAATCTGA